A window from Prochlorococcus marinus CUG1435 encodes these proteins:
- a CDS encoding cytochrome b559 subunit beta, whose product MDFRILLVIAPIIFSWIFTVFWLGRWDVFRLTPIGLPKKGVAPFKNYQVWEDSALIPDTGRPKEGYPVFTVRTAAVNALGIPTVFFLGAILAMQFKSY is encoded by the coding sequence ATGGATTTCAGGATTTTACTTGTTATTGCACCAATAATATTCTCATGGATTTTTACAGTCTTTTGGTTAGGTAGGTGGGATGTATTTAGATTAACGCCAATAGGTTTACCCAAGAAGGGAGTAGCTCCTTTTAAAAATTATCAAGTATGGGAAGATTCAGCATTAATTCCTGATACTGGCAGACCAAAAGAAGGTTATCCAGTATTTACTGTAAGAACCGCAGCAGTTAATGCTCTAGGGATTCCAACCGTTTTCTTCCTTGGAGCAATATTGGCAATGCAGTTTAAATCTTATTAA
- a CDS encoding DUF1651 domain-containing protein, whose amino-acid sequence MEKFILINKDKSRIKVFEPFEDISKPSPTIDAMMISYGCVYKRSSKPVMTGSKVETIQAARKEYAKLLKEGWKKTSIFRSYF is encoded by the coding sequence ATGGAGAAGTTCATTTTAATAAATAAAGATAAGTCAAGAATTAAAGTTTTTGAACCATTTGAAGATATTTCCAAGCCTTCGCCAACCATTGATGCAATGATGATTAGTTATGGCTGTGTATATAAAAGAAGTAGTAAACCAGTCATGACAGGTAGCAAGGTAGAAACTATTCAAGCTGCAAGAAAAGAATATGCAAAATTATTGAAAGAAGGTTGGAAGAAAACCAGTATTTTTAGAAGTTATTTTTAA
- a CDS encoding lipid-binding SYLF domain-containing protein: MTRKFFLVLLLFFPQYLTSVQSSALNESQLNKNSYELLISGWKPLSDKKIRDKKANDKTIKALNKFKKISSLKPYFKKARGYAVFPNVGKGGIGIGGARGGGEVFEKGNVIGKTTLTQVSIGFQLGGQAFSQIIFFKDKKSLERFTEGNFEFGASASAVLITEGANASADYSDGVAVLTYSKGGLMYEASIGGQKFSYEEY, translated from the coding sequence ATGACTAGAAAGTTTTTTTTGGTTTTACTATTATTTTTTCCGCAATATTTAACTTCAGTTCAGTCGTCTGCTTTAAATGAATCTCAATTAAATAAAAATTCATATGAATTATTAATTTCTGGTTGGAAACCATTATCAGATAAAAAAATTAGGGATAAAAAAGCTAATGATAAAACAATAAAGGCATTAAATAAGTTTAAAAAAATATCCTCTTTGAAACCCTACTTTAAAAAAGCTAGAGGTTACGCTGTTTTCCCAAATGTAGGAAAAGGAGGAATTGGAATTGGAGGGGCTAGAGGTGGTGGTGAGGTATTTGAGAAAGGGAATGTTATAGGAAAAACAACCTTAACTCAAGTATCAATCGGCTTTCAACTGGGTGGACAAGCATTTAGCCAAATTATCTTTTTCAAAGATAAAAAATCCCTGGAGAGATTTACTGAAGGTAATTTTGAATTTGGGGCATCAGCAAGTGCAGTATTAATTACAGAGGGAGCTAATGCATCTGCTGATTACAGTGATGGAGTTGCAGTTCTTACATATTCAAAAGGAGGCCTTATGTATGAAGCAAGCATAGGAGGGCAAAAGTTTAGCTATGAAGAATACTAA
- a CDS encoding porin family protein — translation MPFKNRILTAGIISASLSTVLFASQTKADDKEGWYLTIGGGLAAVQDSEWDDRRGNTAYSGELQHDNGFSSELGVGYDYGRSSLEITWARNTGDLDAISVDQAGIAVAVSGGVTQDGVFVTGLYELTENFDSKITPYIGAGIGINKTEWDNITVAGSNVGGGWVSNFAGQLKVGTAVEMNETSDFYIEGVYSLQGGYTVDDFEYGSVDAWSIRAGLKFRM, via the coding sequence ATGCCTTTTAAAAACCGCATATTAACTGCAGGAATTATTAGTGCCTCACTTTCCACTGTGTTATTCGCTTCTCAGACAAAAGCTGATGATAAGGAAGGATGGTATCTAACAATTGGAGGTGGCCTTGCTGCTGTTCAAGATAGTGAATGGGATGACAGGAGGGGGAACACGGCTTATTCTGGGGAATTGCAGCATGACAACGGTTTCAGTTCCGAATTAGGAGTCGGTTACGACTATGGTCGTTCTAGCTTAGAAATTACATGGGCTAGGAATACAGGCGATTTAGATGCAATTAGTGTTGATCAAGCAGGAATTGCTGTTGCAGTTTCCGGTGGAGTTACTCAAGACGGTGTTTTTGTTACAGGTTTATATGAACTAACAGAAAATTTTGACTCAAAAATTACACCATATATTGGAGCAGGGATAGGTATTAACAAAACTGAATGGGACAATATAACCGTAGCAGGAAGTAACGTAGGTGGTGGTTGGGTAAGCAATTTTGCCGGCCAATTAAAAGTAGGAACTGCTGTTGAAATGAATGAAACAAGTGATTTCTATATTGAAGGGGTCTATTCACTCCAAGGTGGTTATACAGTAGATGACTTTGAATATGGAAGCGTAGATGCTTGGAGTATTCGCGCAGGTCTTAAATTTAGAATGTAA
- a CDS encoding high light inducible protein translates to MIKKEENIRSESYYPDSDYYLNQDNTPKATPLSEDQIYNMGADFKWPNSYWFIAERTNGRLAMIGFMAVIINYTLFGWIAYPIL, encoded by the coding sequence ATGATCAAAAAAGAAGAGAATATTCGCAGCGAAAGTTATTACCCAGATAGTGATTATTATCTTAATCAGGACAATACTCCTAAAGCGACTCCACTCTCAGAAGATCAAATATACAATATGGGGGCGGATTTTAAATGGCCAAATAGCTATTGGTTTATTGCGGAAAGAACAAATGGAAGGCTTGCAATGATAGGCTTTATGGCTGTCATTATTAACTACACCTTATTTGGATGGATAGCATATCCAATCCTTTAA
- a CDS encoding porin family protein, with the protein MNSTKKLFFNLSIGASLLGVPVLAEENSGWYATGSIGSGVIGNIDYINANGRRTGQMVTFDSGLGLDLGFGYDFGSARVEGTWSRTQSPGGTDRGTVFDTDTTIDSLLLSGYIDFRSSKQWSPFIGISVGSTRVDHLNIDDSGTSYGLGLGISYKTSDTTEVYFKSTGIVTPELDTLGITNGTYGNGTIGVRFLF; encoded by the coding sequence ATGAACTCAACAAAAAAATTATTTTTTAATTTATCTATTGGAGCTTCACTGTTAGGAGTTCCCGTTTTGGCTGAAGAAAACTCTGGGTGGTATGCAACTGGTAGTATCGGCTCAGGCGTAATAGGAAATATTGACTATATAAATGCTAATGGTCGTAGAACTGGTCAAATGGTCACGTTTGATTCTGGATTGGGACTAGATCTCGGCTTTGGCTATGACTTTGGAAGTGCAAGAGTTGAAGGTACTTGGAGCAGAACCCAATCACCTGGTGGTACTGATAGAGGAACTGTTTTTGATACAGATACAACAATCGATTCTCTTCTTCTAAGTGGCTACATTGATTTTAGATCTTCAAAACAATGGAGTCCTTTTATAGGTATTTCAGTAGGATCCACCAGAGTGGATCATCTTAATATTGACGATTCTGGTACTAGTTACGGTTTAGGCCTCGGTATAAGTTATAAAACTTCTGACACAACAGAAGTTTACTTTAAAAGCACAGGTATAGTTACTCCTGAACTTGATACACTAGGTATTACGAATGGTACCTATGGCAATGGAACAATAGGTGTTCGATTCTTGTTTTAA
- the rluF gene encoding 23S rRNA pseudouridine(2604) synthase RluF yields the protein MPTRINKYLSEVGYCSRRRADRLIEEGRVTINGKVPEIGAKVEDCDQVEVEGQRIEKSTKQKNVYLAFNKPVGIVCTTDRVVEPDNIIDFIKYPKRIFPVGRLDKPSEGLIFLTNDGEIVNKILRASNNHEKEYIVSVNKPIDREFIQTMSKGVEILETITKPCFVKQLGAKKFKIILTQGLNRQIRRMCETLGYKVKSLKRVRIMNIKLDVPVGKYREFTKKELLELNKLLKNSSKTIE from the coding sequence ATGCCTACCAGAATAAATAAATATTTAAGTGAAGTAGGTTACTGTTCTAGAAGAAGAGCAGATAGACTGATCGAAGAAGGAAGAGTAACCATTAATGGTAAAGTTCCTGAAATAGGTGCCAAGGTAGAGGATTGTGATCAAGTAGAAGTTGAAGGTCAAAGGATAGAAAAATCAACGAAACAAAAAAATGTATACTTAGCCTTTAATAAACCTGTAGGTATTGTTTGCACAACTGATAGAGTTGTAGAACCTGACAATATTATAGATTTCATCAAATATCCTAAAAGAATCTTTCCTGTTGGGAGATTAGATAAGCCTAGTGAGGGATTAATTTTTTTAACTAACGATGGAGAAATCGTAAATAAAATACTAAGAGCAAGTAATAATCATGAAAAGGAGTATATCGTAAGCGTTAATAAGCCTATTGATAGAGAATTTATTCAAACCATGAGTAAAGGAGTTGAAATATTAGAGACGATAACTAAGCCTTGTTTCGTAAAACAATTAGGGGCAAAAAAATTTAAAATCATACTCACTCAAGGACTTAACCGCCAGATTAGGAGAATGTGTGAGACCTTAGGATACAAAGTAAAATCATTAAAGCGTGTAAGAATCATGAATATTAAGTTAGATGTACCTGTAGGAAAGTATCGTGAATTTACTAAAAAAGAACTCTTAGAATTAAATAAATTACTAAAAAACTCTTCAAAAACAATTGAATGA
- a CDS encoding prepilin peptidase, whose protein sequence is MGSFVNVLIYRLPLNKSIIYPNSRCPQCNINIKWFDNLPLISWFLLKGKCRICKTKISFSYPAIELLVGILVWFNIYAHPTIYSQQPISVRILFGIIFCTLLIALAILDFKYFWLPKSLTLTGLILGITGSLFVDFTNDFYQFNYSINTIVASFLGFNFFILLSYIGKKIYKKPVMGGGDAKLCALIGSWLGMQGLFISIWLAFLLAGIFVTFGLILKKIKRDQKIPFGVFLALSGLLVWYFGNQIFLKILFLQI, encoded by the coding sequence ATAGGAAGCTTCGTTAATGTTTTAATTTACAGACTGCCGTTAAATAAATCAATAATTTATCCAAATAGTAGATGTCCACAATGCAACATAAATATTAAATGGTTTGATAATTTACCATTAATAAGCTGGTTTCTATTAAAGGGCAAATGCAGAATTTGTAAGACAAAAATATCTTTTTCTTATCCAGCGATAGAATTATTAGTTGGCATTTTAGTTTGGTTCAACATATATGCTCATCCAACAATTTATAGTCAACAACCAATATCTGTAAGAATATTATTTGGTATTATTTTTTGCACTTTATTAATTGCCCTGGCAATACTAGATTTTAAATACTTTTGGCTTCCTAAATCACTTACTTTAACAGGGCTAATATTAGGAATAACTGGATCATTATTTGTTGATTTTACTAATGATTTTTATCAATTTAATTATTCAATTAATACAATAGTTGCATCTTTTTTAGGTTTTAATTTTTTTATTTTATTAAGTTATATCGGCAAAAAAATTTACAAAAAGCCTGTCATGGGAGGAGGGGACGCAAAATTATGTGCTTTAATAGGTTCTTGGTTAGGAATGCAAGGATTATTTATATCTATATGGTTAGCCTTTTTATTAGCTGGAATTTTTGTAACTTTTGGTTTGATTTTAAAAAAAATAAAACGAGATCAAAAAATTCCTTTTGGCGTTTTTTTAGCTTTGTCTGGGTTACTTGTTTGGTACTTTGGTAATCAGATATTTTTAAAAATACTATTTTTACAGATTTAA
- a CDS encoding type II secretion system F family protein, giving the protein MDYKFIENARLRRLMQKARHKRKVLDNPNRVPEHKNAKITQKYKNVIPIPSKKKNLRNKQKSKLSFLKTYVELKIQERKEFLEGDMTSLREKRKLIRSKSMGKRRLKSPPIKDLAVATKQLSSMIRTGLPLLDSLNIISDTAENPTIQYSFKEIALGISKGSTMSEMLDKYPEVFNEMYRALVNAGETAGLLPTTLDRQAKLLESLAKIKGQIKSALAYPSAIAILTLVIVFIMMIFVIPIFVDIYDQSGAPLPGITQFLIDLSDQIRSIQFYYKAIPSGIAIYLFSKYLSGRSAFIWWYDKTLLQLPITKDLVTKSCLANFSRTLSSLNSAGVPILEALTIAKKTLKNKIFNRIIENAYTDIQAGNPMHKAFDKESVIPIMFTSMFRIGEETGELSEMITKLADFYEDEVSSSVKSLTSIMEPLMIIFVAVFVGIILIAMYLPMFSMMSTVG; this is encoded by the coding sequence ATGGATTACAAATTTATTGAGAATGCCAGATTAAGAAGGCTTATGCAAAAAGCTCGTCATAAGAGAAAAGTACTAGATAATCCTAATAGAGTTCCTGAACACAAAAATGCAAAAATAACTCAAAAATATAAAAACGTCATACCAATACCTTCGAAGAAAAAGAATCTTAGAAATAAACAAAAAAGCAAATTATCTTTTTTAAAAACTTATGTCGAATTAAAAATTCAAGAAAGAAAAGAATTCTTAGAGGGTGACATGACTTCATTAAGAGAAAAAAGGAAGTTAATAAGATCTAAATCAATGGGTAAAAGAAGATTAAAAAGCCCTCCCATTAAGGACTTAGCGGTCGCCACAAAGCAATTATCCTCCATGATAAGGACTGGTTTACCTTTATTAGACTCTCTCAATATTATTTCAGACACCGCAGAAAACCCAACGATTCAATACTCTTTTAAAGAGATAGCTCTAGGCATAAGCAAAGGTTCAACTATGTCTGAAATGCTTGATAAATATCCAGAAGTATTTAATGAAATGTATAGAGCACTTGTAAACGCAGGTGAAACTGCAGGACTACTTCCTACAACCCTCGATAGACAAGCAAAATTATTAGAAAGTCTTGCAAAAATTAAAGGCCAAATTAAAAGTGCCTTGGCTTATCCTTCTGCAATAGCAATCCTCACGTTAGTGATAGTTTTTATAATGATGATTTTTGTTATTCCAATTTTCGTCGATATTTATGATCAATCAGGTGCTCCACTTCCTGGGATTACTCAATTTTTAATTGACTTATCTGATCAAATTAGATCAATACAATTCTACTATAAAGCAATTCCATCTGGCATAGCAATCTATTTGTTTTCCAAATATTTATCAGGTAGATCAGCTTTTATTTGGTGGTATGATAAAACATTACTTCAATTACCAATTACAAAAGATTTGGTCACAAAATCTTGTTTGGCTAATTTTTCAAGAACATTATCTTCATTAAATAGTGCTGGAGTTCCGATCTTAGAGGCATTAACGATAGCAAAAAAAACTCTCAAAAATAAAATATTTAATCGAATCATAGAAAACGCTTACACAGACATCCAAGCTGGAAACCCTATGCACAAAGCTTTTGATAAAGAGTCAGTAATACCGATAATGTTTACCTCGATGTTCAGGATTGGAGAAGAAACAGGTGAACTTAGTGAGATGATCACAAAACTAGCCGATTTTTATGAAGATGAAGTTTCTTCAAGTGTTAAAAGCTTAACTTCAATCATGGAACCTTTAATGATAATTTTTGTCGCTGTTTTCGTGGGAATAATATTAATTGCAATGTACCTTCCAATGTTCAGTATGATGTCCACTGTTGGTTAA
- a CDS encoding type IV pilus twitching motility protein PilT produces MKLKNLMTELVKRNGSDLHLTGDSVPFFRVQGQILPASSEQYSSKDLYLDLEELLGATKLQTFKIEKELDCSYGLEGIARFRMNIFLDRGKISCVMRALNTEIPSFSQIGLPDSVQQLLSRPRGLMLVTGPTGSGKTTTLASGIDWINSNFAHHILTIEDPIEFIYNNKNCLVRQREVGEDTKSFSNALRSALREDPDIILVGEMRDLETISLAITAAETGHLVLGTLHTASASQTIDRIIDVFPTSQQMQIRVQLSSSLIGVISQTLCKTIDNKRSLAAEILVNNNAIANLIREAKASQVYSQLQIGGKFGMQTLEQSLSQLVTQSIITTDEAFYKCNRPNVLKGILDEINPEKSN; encoded by the coding sequence ATGAAATTAAAAAATCTTATGACCGAGTTGGTAAAGCGTAACGGTTCCGACTTACACCTAACTGGCGATAGTGTCCCTTTTTTTAGAGTTCAAGGTCAAATATTACCAGCATCAAGTGAACAATACTCATCCAAAGATTTGTATCTTGATCTTGAAGAACTTCTCGGAGCTACAAAACTCCAAACATTTAAAATAGAAAAAGAATTAGATTGCAGTTATGGATTAGAAGGCATTGCAAGATTTAGAATGAATATTTTTTTAGATAGAGGAAAAATTTCTTGTGTTATGAGAGCTTTAAATACTGAAATTCCAAGTTTTTCCCAAATAGGCCTTCCTGATAGTGTTCAACAACTTTTAAGCAGGCCAAGAGGCTTGATGCTTGTTACAGGACCTACGGGCTCTGGCAAAACAACCACTTTAGCCAGTGGAATTGATTGGATTAATTCAAATTTCGCCCATCATATTCTTACAATTGAAGATCCAATAGAATTTATCTACAACAACAAAAATTGTTTAGTAAGACAAAGAGAAGTTGGGGAAGATACAAAATCATTCTCTAACGCTTTGAGATCAGCATTAAGAGAAGATCCAGACATTATTTTGGTAGGTGAGATGAGAGATTTAGAGACTATCAGTTTAGCTATTACCGCTGCAGAAACAGGACATTTAGTCTTGGGAACTTTACACACAGCGTCTGCATCTCAAACCATTGACAGGATTATTGATGTTTTCCCAACATCACAACAAATGCAAATTAGGGTCCAACTTTCATCCTCATTGATTGGTGTTATTTCACAAACCCTTTGTAAAACAATTGACAACAAAAGATCTTTGGCTGCAGAAATATTAGTAAATAATAATGCAATCGCTAATTTAATTCGAGAAGCTAAAGCTTCACAAGTTTATTCCCAACTCCAAATTGGAGGTAAGTTTGGAATGCAAACTTTGGAGCAATCTCTTTCTCAACTTGTTACCCAAAGTATTATTACAACAGACGAAGCTTTCTACAAATGTAATAGACCTAATGTTCTGAAAGGTATTTTGGATGAAATCAATCCTGAAAAATCTAATTAA
- a CDS encoding type II/IV secretion system protein, translating to MLDNREISDFLTPELCEDAGIIVIEIVDGTLLLGAMNLAYIKVKEVINTIESEFNFKVSLKQITSLEWETWFEKTHSVSVESIQKKTTKDTYEVKNEFIENDNEDNKFPEKYEDVKFTENNQLSDFDDSQDYESDELVDDENDEALIKLAQARIGEDSEIENDILFGEELTSSRDPVIAGVASILSKCFTVKGSDIHVEPLEDRLRIRYRIDGVLVEAFAFPKSHVSPIISRIKIMSKLDISEKRLPQDGRIRCLLRGRKSDFRVSTLPGRWGEKVVLRALESDNSVLNLSKLITEKIELNLIQNMSNSPYGIVIIVGPTGSGKSTTLYSMLSELNKPGVNISTVEDPVEYTLDGIHQVQVIREKGLDFSRALRSLMRQDPDIILVGETRDKETAQAAMEAALTGHMVFTTLHANDTSTAITRLAEMEIPPYLIGASIIGLVAQRLVRKVCKSCSEFKTINPVENELAASMGVKKARFLIKNNTQCPVCNGTGYKGRVGIYEVMQVNDLIRELIMKQANAEEIREIAFQNRGRSLLSYGMDLVKNELTTIEEVERVCLLNDSPNKS from the coding sequence ATTTTAGATAATAGGGAAATTAGTGATTTTCTCACCCCTGAATTATGTGAAGATGCTGGGATAATTGTTATTGAAATTGTAGACGGTACATTATTGTTAGGGGCCATGAATTTGGCATACATCAAAGTAAAGGAAGTAATCAATACTATTGAAAGTGAGTTTAATTTTAAAGTGAGCTTAAAACAAATAACCTCTCTTGAGTGGGAAACTTGGTTTGAAAAAACTCATTCTGTTTCTGTTGAAAGTATTCAAAAAAAAACTACTAAAGATACATATGAAGTAAAAAACGAATTTATTGAAAATGATAATGAAGATAATAAATTTCCAGAAAAATATGAAGATGTCAAATTTACAGAAAATAATCAACTCTCTGATTTTGATGATTCTCAGGATTATGAAAGTGATGAATTAGTTGATGATGAAAATGATGAGGCTCTAATAAAATTGGCTCAAGCTAGGATTGGAGAAGATTCCGAAATTGAAAATGATATTCTTTTTGGAGAAGAATTAACATCTTCAAGAGATCCTGTTATAGCTGGGGTTGCATCCATATTAAGCAAGTGTTTTACAGTAAAAGGATCTGATATTCATGTTGAGCCTTTGGAAGACAGATTACGAATAAGATACAGAATTGATGGTGTTCTTGTAGAAGCATTTGCTTTCCCTAAGTCTCATGTAAGTCCAATAATAAGCAGAATAAAAATCATGAGTAAATTGGATATTTCAGAGAAAAGATTACCTCAAGACGGCAGGATTAGATGTTTATTAAGGGGACGAAAATCTGATTTCCGAGTGAGTACATTACCTGGAAGATGGGGAGAAAAAGTTGTTCTTAGAGCTTTAGAGAGTGATAATTCTGTTTTAAATCTTTCTAAATTAATAACTGAAAAAATTGAGCTTAACTTAATACAAAATATGTCAAATTCTCCTTATGGGATAGTCATAATAGTTGGCCCTACTGGATCAGGGAAATCAACTACTTTGTACTCAATGTTGAGTGAACTTAATAAGCCAGGTGTCAATATAAGTACAGTAGAAGATCCGGTAGAATATACATTAGATGGTATACACCAAGTTCAAGTTATACGAGAAAAAGGTCTCGATTTTTCAAGAGCACTTAGATCTTTGATGAGGCAAGACCCTGATATTATTTTGGTTGGAGAAACGAGAGATAAAGAAACAGCTCAAGCCGCCATGGAAGCTGCTCTTACGGGCCATATGGTTTTTACCACACTACATGCAAATGACACTTCGACTGCAATAACAAGACTTGCTGAGATGGAAATCCCTCCATATTTGATTGGAGCTTCAATAATTGGATTGGTTGCGCAAAGATTAGTAAGAAAAGTCTGCAAATCATGTAGTGAATTTAAGACAATAAATCCTGTAGAGAACGAATTGGCTGCAAGCATGGGAGTCAAAAAGGCAAGATTTTTAATAAAAAACAATACTCAATGTCCTGTTTGCAATGGAACTGGATACAAAGGAAGAGTTGGCATTTATGAGGTCATGCAAGTAAATGATTTAATCAGGGAGTTAATTATGAAACAAGCTAATGCTGAAGAAATTAGAGAAATTGCATTCCAAAATAGAGGTAGAAGCTTGCTATCATATGGGATGGATTTAGTGAAAAATGAGCTAACCACTATTGAAGAAGTCGAACGAGTTTGTTTATTAAATGATTCACCCAATAAAAGCTAA
- a CDS encoding type II secretory pathway protein encodes MYPQRKSIQKSIALLVFTSLFGAPNIAQEIFFTERHKEISLNHGESLLPESKITHNDNASRNQYQNQLISSYIVNPNLLDIEGPKVSLVFKQAKAKEIFEYMAKIANYGFVWVKNNPNDESKTDNERLISMTLNDESYNKAFNALLLASGLQAKLHDNVLYVGPNVRNTVFTKRATDVFQLNQISASSAADYLANLGASVTKTFTITTSVTSGTSQSQAVQGASTSSTTTDQSETSVKVYGAGIGPLVGLIATTDERLQTVTMVGEEQLITLAKSFLEKLDIRQKQVALSVKVLDVNLSDKNSSMKDYGGTFDDAFIIGTQGKIKSAFGTFLPTFPDAGASGTVNPGSTYPNKSFFGLLEASIENGSTKVLASPTLLLSESKLTEAGNDSGIGRKIGSEGFVVIGDKVPVDASQGEGGACTYSYDTVGVSLGAKILGIDENNFVTFTMTPIVTGISGSFNVVGCGSVSKINNRRLDTGAIRIKDGETLVLTGIIQETDVDTTYKYPILGDLPLLGALFRSKQTNNDQRELIILVTPKVLEDDTTVNNKKYDLKFSDENTKNLYEELK; translated from the coding sequence TTGTATCCGCAAAGAAAGTCGATTCAAAAATCAATAGCTCTACTAGTTTTCACAAGCCTTTTTGGAGCACCTAACATTGCGCAAGAAATATTTTTTACCGAACGTCATAAAGAAATTTCTCTCAATCATGGTGAATCACTTTTACCTGAATCGAAAATTACTCATAACGATAATGCCTCAAGAAATCAATATCAAAATCAATTAATTTCATCTTATATAGTTAATCCTAATCTTTTAGACATAGAGGGTCCAAAAGTTTCTTTAGTTTTCAAACAAGCTAAAGCAAAAGAAATATTTGAATATATGGCAAAAATAGCGAATTATGGATTTGTTTGGGTTAAAAATAATCCTAATGATGAATCCAAGACAGATAATGAGCGCCTGATATCTATGACATTGAATGATGAGAGTTATAACAAGGCATTTAATGCACTACTACTAGCTAGTGGTTTGCAAGCAAAATTACATGATAATGTCCTTTATGTTGGACCTAATGTAAGGAATACTGTATTTACTAAAAGAGCTACAGATGTTTTTCAATTGAATCAAATAAGTGCTAGTTCAGCTGCTGATTACTTAGCCAATCTTGGTGCAAGTGTTACAAAGACATTTACCATCACAACTTCAGTTACTTCTGGGACGTCTCAGTCTCAAGCTGTGCAAGGAGCTTCTACTTCTTCCACTACCACAGATCAATCAGAAACTTCTGTAAAAGTTTATGGAGCGGGTATTGGTCCATTAGTTGGACTTATTGCAACAACTGATGAAAGACTACAAACTGTTACCATGGTTGGGGAAGAACAATTAATAACATTAGCGAAATCATTTTTGGAAAAATTAGATATTAGACAAAAACAAGTTGCTTTAAGCGTTAAAGTATTGGATGTAAATTTATCTGATAAGAATTCATCAATGAAGGATTATGGAGGTACTTTTGATGATGCATTTATTATTGGGACACAGGGGAAAATTAAATCTGCATTTGGAACTTTTTTACCAACCTTTCCTGATGCAGGAGCTTCCGGAACTGTAAATCCAGGTTCCACCTATCCAAATAAATCTTTTTTTGGATTGCTTGAGGCTAGTATAGAAAATGGATCAACCAAGGTATTAGCAAGCCCAACTTTATTGCTTAGTGAATCTAAATTAACTGAAGCGGGCAATGATTCAGGTATTGGTCGAAAAATTGGTAGTGAAGGCTTTGTGGTTATTGGAGATAAGGTGCCAGTAGATGCTTCTCAAGGAGAAGGCGGAGCATGTACATACAGTTATGACACAGTTGGAGTAAGTTTAGGAGCTAAAATTTTAGGTATTGATGAAAATAATTTTGTTACTTTTACTATGACGCCAATCGTTACTGGCATATCAGGAAGTTTTAACGTTGTTGGATGTGGATCAGTTTCAAAAATAAATAATAGAAGGTTAGATACAGGAGCTATCCGTATTAAAGACGGAGAAACTCTTGTCCTTACAGGCATAATTCAAGAGACAGATGTTGATACAACTTATAAATATCCAATATTAGGGGATTTGCCATTACTAGGTGCCTTATTTAGATCGAAACAAACTAATAATGATCAAAGAGAATTAATTATTTTAGTTACTCCTAAAGTTCTTGAAGACGATACAACTGTTAATAATAAAAAATATGATCTTAAATTCAGTGACGAAAATACTAAAAACTTATATGAAGAATTGAAGTAA